A single Clostridia bacterium DNA region contains:
- the mraZ gene encoding division/cell wall cluster transcriptional repressor MraZ, whose protein sequence is MLIGEFEHNIDQKGRIIIPARFREDLGEQFVITKGPDECLFIYSLHEWARLERQIKELPMSKSRSLQLYFFSSGSLSEADKQGRALVPQNLRRFAKLSKTVMVIGASNHVEIWDMEAWQKKCATLTPDMIMTAMEEMGF, encoded by the coding sequence ATGCTTATAGGCGAATTTGAACATAATATAGATCAAAAAGGGCGTATCATAATACCCGCTCGTTTTCGCGAAGATCTTGGAGAACAGTTTGTGATAACAAAGGGGCCTGACGAATGCCTCTTTATATATTCCCTGCATGAATGGGCGCGCCTGGAACGCCAGATAAAGGAGCTTCCGATGAGCAAATCGCGAAGCTTGCAGCTTTACTTCTTTTCAAGCGGAAGCCTTTCTGAAGCTGACAAACAGGGCAGGGCGCTGGTGCCTCAGAATCTGAGACGTTTTGCAAAGCTTTCGAAGACCGTTATGGTGATAGGCGCGTCAAATCACGTTGAAATATGGGATATGGAAGCATGGCAGAAGAAATGCGCAACGCTTACGCCCGACATGATAATGACTGCAATGGAAGAGATGGGCTTTTAA
- a CDS encoding PASTA domain-containing protein, with the protein MKKKKRASMKKRIVFLMIFLLLLGFIPITGQVVNVGIRQHETLQSDAAEQQTRNTVISPQRGTIYDTNMKPLAESATVETCYLSPLTIPEDQKRVVAQRLSEILGVDYNKTYEQTLKTNQYEVVKKKLEKEDADAVRAFVNEYNIEGVHLAEDTKRYYPYGDFLAQVLGFTGTDNQGLYGLELEYDDVLTGTKGRVVTAKDAAGNALPFQYEEYETAQSGTSIVLTIDEVIQHVAEKYLEAAVIENAVADRGVAIVIEVETGAVLAMAVEPDFDPNSPYMLDASTQLRIDSISDEAARNEARNEALQYIWSNKAVTDTYYPGSVFKIFTAAMGLEEGVVKTTDQFYCSGVMQVEEWAIHCHVRRGHGQETFVKGVLNSCNPVFMTVAQRLGSDTFYKYMDAFGFLEKTGIDLPGEAVGIFHTKQNFNIVELSTAGFGQNFSVTPIQMASGIAAVANGGKLMQPYIVRQYVDNEQNVIKTIAPTEKRQIISKSTSDTLSEILELVVTQGTGSNAYAKGYRVAGKTGTTEKIDKQNKTGLENLRIASFGAYAPANDPKIAVLVLLDEPNGSKTYGGQIAAPVVSKIIEESLPYLGVEPQYTESELQTLDITVPNLIDGFASAADARAYLSDNGIKCRVIGNGDTVTNQMPRPNTRMPQEGTIVIYTNGDAAMSETEIPNVLGYSPQNVNAMITNRTLNFSATGVYNKSGVVAVSQSPAAGTVVPLGTIVTVEFREPNSTVE; encoded by the coding sequence GTGAAAAAAAAGAAACGCGCTTCCATGAAAAAAAGAATAGTATTTCTTATGATTTTTTTGCTTCTTTTAGGTTTTATACCTATAACGGGCCAGGTCGTAAACGTAGGCATACGCCAGCATGAAACGCTTCAGTCGGACGCCGCGGAGCAGCAGACGAGAAATACGGTAATAAGCCCTCAGCGCGGCACCATATACGACACGAACATGAAGCCGCTTGCGGAGAGCGCAACGGTGGAAACATGTTACCTTTCCCCGCTTACGATACCGGAGGACCAAAAGCGAGTCGTAGCGCAGAGGCTCTCTGAGATACTGGGCGTGGATTATAACAAAACATACGAGCAGACGCTTAAAACAAATCAATATGAGGTAGTTAAAAAGAAGCTTGAAAAAGAAGACGCCGACGCGGTGCGCGCATTCGTGAACGAATACAACATAGAGGGCGTGCATCTTGCGGAGGATACGAAGCGCTATTATCCCTACGGCGACTTTTTGGCGCAGGTGCTGGGATTTACGGGAACGGACAATCAGGGACTTTACGGGCTTGAGCTTGAGTACGACGACGTGCTCACGGGCACAAAGGGACGCGTGGTCACGGCAAAGGACGCCGCCGGCAACGCTCTCCCCTTCCAGTATGAGGAATATGAAACGGCGCAGAGCGGCACGTCCATCGTTCTTACGATAGACGAGGTGATACAGCACGTTGCGGAGAAATATCTTGAAGCGGCCGTGATAGAGAACGCCGTGGCCGACAGAGGCGTTGCGATAGTTATAGAGGTGGAAACAGGCGCCGTGCTTGCAATGGCCGTAGAACCGGACTTCGATCCGAACAGCCCCTATATGCTCGACGCATCGACTCAGCTGAGGATCGACTCCATTTCAGACGAAGCGGCAAGAAACGAAGCGAGAAACGAGGCGCTTCAGTATATATGGAGCAATAAAGCCGTAACGGATACATATTATCCCGGCTCGGTATTCAAAATATTTACTGCGGCCATGGGCCTTGAAGAGGGCGTAGTAAAGACTACCGATCAGTTTTACTGCAGCGGCGTTATGCAGGTCGAGGAATGGGCGATACACTGCCACGTAAGACGCGGCCACGGACAGGAGACGTTCGTAAAGGGCGTTTTGAACTCATGCAACCCCGTATTTATGACTGTGGCGCAGAGACTGGGCTCGGATACGTTCTATAAATATATGGACGCGTTCGGATTTCTTGAAAAGACGGGCATAGACCTTCCCGGCGAGGCTGTGGGAATATTCCATACAAAGCAGAACTTCAATATAGTTGAGCTTTCAACGGCGGGCTTCGGTCAGAACTTTTCCGTCACGCCGATACAGATGGCTTCGGGCATTGCGGCCGTTGCAAACGGCGGCAAGCTTATGCAGCCGTATATCGTAAGACAGTATGTTGACAACGAGCAGAATGTTATAAAAACGATAGCGCCTACCGAAAAGCGCCAGATAATCTCAAAATCGACGAGCGATACTTTAAGCGAGATACTTGAACTTGTCGTAACGCAGGGCACCGGCAGCAACGCATATGCAAAGGGCTACCGCGTTGCGGGCAAAACGGGTACGACGGAGAAGATCGACAAGCAGAATAAAACGGGTCTTGAAAACTTAAGGATCGCATCGTTCGGCGCTTACGCTCCGGCGAACGATCCCAAAATTGCCGTGCTCGTTCTTTTAGACGAGCCGAACGGCAGCAAGACGTACGGCGGACAGATAGCTGCCCCCGTCGTGAGCAAGATAATCGAGGAGTCGCTTCCGTATCTCGGCGTTGAGCCGCAGTATACAGAGTCGGAGCTTCAGACGCTCGACATAACGGTGCCGAATCTTATAGACGGTTTCGCATCGGCCGCAGACGCCAGAGCATATCTTTCCGATAACGGCATAAAGTGCCGCGTTATCGGAAACGGCGATACGGTAACAAATCAAATGCCGCGTCCCAATACGAGAATGCCGCAGGAGGGCACGATAGTTATTTACACGAACGGAGACGCCGCGATGAGCGAAACGGAGATACCGAACGTGCTGGGATATTCACCTCAGAACGTAAACGCGATGATAACGAACAGAACGCTTAATTTCTCCGCAACCGGAGTATATAATAAATCGGGCGTTGTTGCAGTAAGCCAGTCGCCCGCTGCAGGTACGGTCGTTCCCCTGGGAACGATAGTTACCGTTGAATTCAGAGAACCGAACTCCACCGTTGAGTAA
- the rsmH gene encoding 16S rRNA (cytosine(1402)-N(4))-methyltransferase RsmH, producing the protein MEFSHIPVMLNECIEALNIRPDGIYVDCTAGGGGHSEEIAKRLDTGRLIAIDRDMDAIRHAGERLKKYGDRVTLVHGNFKDLKEILKNNGVDGADGILIDLGVSSYQLDEPERGFSYQNDARLDMRMDRTAELDAWKVVNTYDEKELARIFFTYGEERYSKRIAEMIVKRREEKPIDTTHELVYIIKSAMPGRALSEKGHPAKRVFQAIRIEVNGELDGLKKTLEDIYDCLNLGGTAAIITFHSLEDRMVKQYFKKMSEGCTCPKSFPVCVCGNKPKLELMRGRSATPSKEETFKNNRSKSARLRAARRIL; encoded by the coding sequence ATGGAATTTTCTCATATACCTGTAATGCTTAATGAATGTATTGAGGCGCTCAATATACGTCCCGACGGCATATATGTTGACTGCACGGCGGGCGGAGGGGGACACTCTGAGGAAATTGCAAAGCGGCTCGATACGGGCAGGCTCATTGCGATAGACAGAGATATGGACGCGATACGCCATGCGGGCGAACGCCTGAAAAAATACGGCGACAGGGTGACGCTAGTACACGGCAATTTTAAAGACTTAAAAGAGATACTTAAAAATAACGGCGTAGACGGAGCCGACGGCATTCTTATTGATCTCGGAGTATCTTCGTATCAGCTTGACGAGCCGGAGCGCGGCTTTTCTTATCAGAACGATGCGCGGCTCGATATGAGAATGGACCGGACGGCGGAGCTTGACGCCTGGAAAGTTGTAAATACGTATGACGAAAAAGAGCTTGCGCGTATATTTTTCACATACGGTGAGGAACGATATTCAAAGCGCATAGCTGAAATGATAGTAAAACGCCGCGAAGAAAAACCTATCGACACAACGCACGAGCTTGTTTACATAATCAAAAGCGCGATGCCGGGGAGGGCGCTCTCTGAAAAGGGGCACCCTGCAAAGCGCGTTTTTCAGGCGATACGCATCGAGGTGAACGGCGAACTTGACGGACTAAAAAAAACGCTTGAGGACATATACGATTGCCTTAATTTGGGCGGGACAGCCGCGATAATCACCTTCCATTCGCTTGAGGACAGGATGGTGAAGCAGTATTTCAAAAAGATGTCCGAAGGCTGCACCTGTCCTAAAAGCTTTCCCGTATGCGTATGCGGAAACAAGCCTAAGCTGGAGCTTATGCGCGGCAGGTCGGCTACTCCGTCGAAAGAGGAGACTTTTAAGAACAATCGCTCAAAGAGCGCAAGACTTCGCGCGGCGCGGCGCATTTTATAG
- a CDS encoding UDP-N-acetylmuramoyl-L-alanyl-D-glutamate--2,6-diaminopimelate ligase produces MKLEKLLCGLSYEKAFNFDKDIEINKVCFDSRKVEAGDLFVCIEGFKSDGHNYIAQAREAGASFFVCAHALDDETLPYIICDNTRHALSVIASNFYGNPSDKFKVIGVTGTNGKTSTTYMLKAILEKAGFKVGLIGTNQNMIGDKVIPTNHTTPESLDLQKLFYDMACEHVDYVVMEVSSHSLALSRVDCVKFAVGIFTNLTQDHLDFHKDMDDYFNAKAKLFSQCETAVINRDDDRYYELRSLIKTPVLSYSIEHNDADTVAKNLRQKSTGVDYELLIGNTIGRVSLKIPGRFSVYNSLAAVTAAVSLGIDAPLVRDAMTNFTGVVGRAELVRIDADFSVVIDYAHTPDGLENIISTINEYKKGRLITLFGCGGDRDPDKRPKMGKIATKMSDYCVITSDNPRTEDPAKIIKDIVKGIKRPACPYKVIENRREAIRYALSIAEKDDVVLLAGKGHEPYQILSTGTIHFDEREVVSEEYAKLKALE; encoded by the coding sequence ATGAAGCTAGAAAAGCTGCTTTGCGGACTTTCCTATGAAAAAGCATTCAATTTTGATAAGGATATCGAAATAAACAAGGTCTGCTTCGACTCGCGCAAGGTCGAGGCGGGCGACCTGTTCGTTTGCATAGAGGGCTTTAAGTCGGACGGTCATAATTATATCGCTCAGGCGAGGGAAGCAGGAGCATCGTTTTTCGTCTGCGCACATGCTTTGGATGATGAGACGCTGCCGTATATCATATGCGACAATACCCGCCATGCGCTTTCAGTCATTGCCTCAAATTTCTACGGCAATCCTTCCGATAAATTCAAGGTAATAGGCGTTACGGGCACAAACGGCAAAACTTCGACCACATATATGCTTAAAGCCATACTTGAAAAAGCGGGCTTTAAAGTGGGACTTATTGGGACAAATCAGAATATGATAGGCGATAAAGTCATACCCACGAATCACACCACGCCCGAGTCATTGGATCTTCAAAAGCTTTTTTACGATATGGCGTGCGAGCATGTGGATTATGTTGTAATGGAGGTATCGTCTCATTCGCTTGCGCTTAGCCGCGTAGACTGCGTAAAATTTGCTGTCGGCATATTTACGAACCTTACGCAGGATCATCTTGATTTTCATAAGGATATGGATGATTATTTCAACGCAAAGGCAAAGCTGTTCTCTCAGTGTGAGACCGCCGTTATAAACCGCGACGACGACAGATATTATGAGCTTCGGTCGCTTATAAAGACTCCCGTGCTCTCCTACTCCATAGAGCATAACGACGCCGATACGGTCGCAAAGAACCTTCGTCAGAAAAGCACGGGCGTCGATTACGAGCTGCTTATCGGCAATACGATAGGCCGCGTTTCGCTTAAAATACCGGGGCGTTTTTCAGTTTACAATTCGCTGGCTGCCGTAACTGCCGCCGTGAGCCTGGGTATAGACGCCCCGCTCGTGCGCGATGCAATGACTAATTTCACAGGCGTAGTGGGACGCGCAGAGCTTGTGCGCATAGACGCCGATTTTTCGGTCGTAATAGATTACGCGCATACTCCCGACGGGCTTGAAAATATAATAAGCACGATAAACGAGTATAAAAAGGGACGGCTTATAACGCTGTTCGGATGCGGCGGAGACCGAGATCCCGACAAGCGTCCCAAGATGGGAAAAATAGCGACAAAAATGTCGGATTATTGCGTAATAACGTCGGATAATCCGCGCACTGAAGATCCCGCCAAGATAATCAAGGATATAGTGAAGGGCATAAAAAGACCGGCATGCCCGTATAAGGTCATAGAAAACCGCAGAGAAGCCATAAGATATGCGCTTTCGATAGCCGAAAAGGACGACGTAGTACTGCTTGCCGGAAAGGGCCACGAGCCGTATCAGATACTTTCGACAGGCACGATACATTTTGACGAGCGTGAAGTGGTTTCGGAAGAATATGCGAAATTAAAAGCTCTGGAGTGA